The Populus nigra chromosome 14, ddPopNigr1.1, whole genome shotgun sequence genome has a segment encoding these proteins:
- the LOC133672703 gene encoding uncharacterized protein LOC133672703 isoform X2 — protein sequence MSGREDSESDAPEEFTAEQGIQQDEEIRRVQKESKARVVREAKEKRRRLAQRKTAQPPKVNESVQDVVEAKTETETETEKESLGSGGMLPSDIVQLLAAREKKVFLSDSEDENAEEKWLPKKKKRRSSGKETVILKEMAPPQCIQNSLEFLKKKKMQLSRSSSVLNNPNQALRLISASGLFSKK from the exons ATGTCGGGCAGAGAAGATTCGGAATCGGACGCGCCTGAGGAATTTACTGCAGAGCAG GGAATACAACAAGATGAAGAGATAAGAAGAGTGCAGAAAGAAAGTAAGGCAAG AGTTGTTCGTGAGGCTAAAGAAAAGCGCAGACGATTGGCACAGAGGAAAACAGCACAACCACCTAAAGTGAATGAAAGTGTACAAGATGTGGTAGAAGCCAAAActgaaacagaaacagaaacagagaAAGAGTCTCTGGGCTCTGGAGGGATGCTTCCAAGTGATATTGTTCAACTGCTTGCAGCTCGGGAGAA AAAAGTCTTTTTGTCCGATTCTGAGGATGAGAACGCTGAAGAGAAGTGgcttccaaaaaagaaaaagcgcAGAAGCTCAGG GAAGGAAACTGTTATTTTGAAGGAGATGGCACCTCCTCAATGCATACAAAACTCACTGGAgttcttgaagaaaaagaaaatgcagctTTCACGATCATCTTCGGTTTTGAACAACCCCAACCAAGCACTTCGCCTGATATCTGCTTCTGGCTTGTTCAGTAAGAAATGA
- the LOC133672703 gene encoding uncharacterized protein LOC133672703 isoform X1, with protein sequence MSGREDSESDAPEEFTAEQGIQQDEEIRRVQKESKARVVREAKEKRRRLAQRKTAQPPKVNESVQDVVEAKTETETETEKESLGSGGMLPSDIVQLLAAREKILTRRTYAVCRKVFLSDSEDENAEEKWLPKKKKRRSSGKETVILKEMAPPQCIQNSLEFLKKKKMQLSRSSSVLNNPNQALRLISASGLFSKK encoded by the exons ATGTCGGGCAGAGAAGATTCGGAATCGGACGCGCCTGAGGAATTTACTGCAGAGCAG GGAATACAACAAGATGAAGAGATAAGAAGAGTGCAGAAAGAAAGTAAGGCAAG AGTTGTTCGTGAGGCTAAAGAAAAGCGCAGACGATTGGCACAGAGGAAAACAGCACAACCACCTAAAGTGAATGAAAGTGTACAAGATGTGGTAGAAGCCAAAActgaaacagaaacagaaacagagaAAGAGTCTCTGGGCTCTGGAGGGATGCTTCCAAGTGATATTGTTCAACTGCTTGCAGCTCGGGAGAA GATTCTAACCAGGAGAACTTATGCTGTCTGCAGAAAAGTCTTTTTGTCCGATTCTGAGGATGAGAACGCTGAAGAGAAGTGgcttccaaaaaagaaaaagcgcAGAAGCTCAGG GAAGGAAACTGTTATTTTGAAGGAGATGGCACCTCCTCAATGCATACAAAACTCACTGGAgttcttgaagaaaaagaaaatgcagctTTCACGATCATCTTCGGTTTTGAACAACCCCAACCAAGCACTTCGCCTGATATCTGCTTCTGGCTTGTTCAGTAAGAAATGA
- the LOC133673071 gene encoding wall-associated receptor kinase-like 14 — protein MSLQQESLVLFITIITIFIAATSTPTRAQKSNSSDCESSCGTGKSAKVVPYPFGFSRGCPISLQCNHTVGDVKIGEFQVQNITPNVIMINILADCNRSIERMKPLFGKNFGPSSNNSLLLQNCDKPLNSCVIPTSSLRRDLTLTNCGNKNYDLNCYSQVPRDFDTLGYDNMTSTRCKSVFSSLFLGWEGSAVSFQFERVELEWWLEGDYNTLCSNNANGTKVKLWNGRVGFRCHCADGFTGDGFAAGNGCRKVSKCSASKYMSGECGGTTRVGVLVGGLIAGALLMAGLAFLCYYVRRKSTSLRNRLSAKRLLCEAAGNSSVPFFQYKEIEKATNGFSEKHRLGIGAYGTVYAGKLNSDDLVAIKKLRHRDTDSIDQVMNEIKLLSSVSHPNLVRLLGCCIEEGEPILVYEFMPNGTLCQHLQQERGTGLPWTVRLTVATETAKAIAYLHSVINPPIYHRDIKSSNILLDYNYRSKVADFGLSRLGMVESSHISTAPQGTPGYLDPQYHQYFHLSDKSDVYSFGVVLVEIITALKAVDFSRPHSEVNLAALAIDRIGRGCVDEIIDPYLDPNRDAWTLTSILSVAELAFRCLAFHRDMRPTMLEVAGELEQIMLSAWIPTMFMASPSASSCSSQNGSQKSLSVSIGRKAGLARGKLLLPQRTDSLTSLEETKDSSPVSEQDTWLSEQSSPSTNSLLGNVVR, from the exons ATGAGTCTTCAACAAGAAAGTTTAGTTCttttcatcaccatcatcacaaTTTTTATTGCCGCCACAAGTACTCCAACTAGAGCTCAGAAGTCCAACAGCAGCGATTGTGAATCTTCTTGTGGAACTGGGAAATCAGCTAAAGTTGTCCCATACCCTTTTGGTTTCTCAAGAGGATGTCCCATCAGTTTACAGTGCAACCACACAGTCGGTGACGTCAAAATTGGTGAATTTCAAGTCCAGAACATAACCCCAAATGTCATCATGATCAATATTCTAGCAGACTGTAATCGTTCTATTGAAAGAATGAAGCCTCTTTTTGGCAAGAACTTTGGTCCTTCTTCGAATAACAGTTTGTTACTTCAAAACTGTGACAAGCCTTTAAATAGTTGTGTTATTCCAACAAGTTCATTACGAAGAGACTTGACGTTAACAAATTGTGGTAATAAAAATTACGACTTGAATTGTTACTCTCAAGTGCCCAGAGATTTTGATACTCTTGGTTATGATAATATGACTTCAACTCGCTGCAAGTCTGTTTTCTCTTCGCTTTTTCTTGGGTGGGAGGGTTCGGCTGTTTCTTTCCAGTTTGAAAGAGTTGAATTGGAATGGTGGCTTGAAGGTGATTACAATACTCTCTGCTCAAATAATGCGAATGGTACTAAAGTTAAGCTTTGGAATGGGAGAGTTGGATTCAGGTGTCATTGCGCTGATGGGTTCACCGGAGATGGGTTTGCAGCCGGGAATGGTTGCCGGAAAG TTTCTAAGTGCAGTGCTTCAAAGTACATGTCTGGCGAATGTGGAGGAACTACTAGAGTAGGTGTTCTTGTTGGAG GGCTTATTGCTGGAGCTTTGTTAATGGCTGGTTTGGCTTTTCTCTGTTACTATGTCCGGCGCAAGTCCACTTCTTTGCGGAATCGGTTAAGTGCAAAGCGCCTTCTATGTGAAGCTGCAGGCAACTCTAGTGTCccgttttttcaatataaagaaattgaaaaggccACTAATGGCTTCTCTGAGAAACACAGGCTAGGAATCGGAGCCTATGGTACAGTTTATGCTGGAAAACTCAACAGTGATGATTTGGTTGCCATAAAAAAGCTCAGACATAGAGATACTGACAGCATTGATCAAGTCATGAATGAAATAAAGCTCCTTTCATCAGTGAGCCATCCGAATCTGGTTCGTCTTTTAGGTTGTTGCATAGAGGAGGGTGAACCAATCCTAGTCTATGAATTTATGCCTAATGGAACTTTGTGTCAGCATCTACAACAAGAGAGGGGCACCGGGCTCCCATGGACAGTTAGACTCACCGTTGCTACTGAAACTGCAAAGGCCATTGCCTATCTCCATTCAGTCATAAATCCACCAATTTACCACCGAGACATAAAATCTAGCAACATACTCTTGGATTACAACTATAGATCAAAGGTAGCTGATTTCGGTCTTTCCAGACTCGGCATGGTCGAATCATCTCACATATCAACAGCCCCGCAAGGAACTCCAGGCTACCTTGATCCTCAATACCATCAATATTTCCATCTTTCTGATAAAAGTGATGTCTACAGTTTCGGAGTAGTTCTTGTAGAGATCATAACTGCACTGAAAGCAGTTGATTTTTCTCGCCCCCACAGTGAGGTTAATTTGGCTGCACTTGCCATTGATAGGATTGGAAGAGGTTGCGTGGATGAGATAATAGATCCATATCTTGACCCAAATAGAGATGCCTGGACCTTAACATCTATTCTTAGCGTGGCTGAGCTTGCATTTAGATGCCTTGCTTTTCATAGGGATATGAGGCCTACCATGTTGGAAGTGGCAGGAGAGCTAGAACAGATCATGCTCAGTGCATGGATTCCAACCATGTTCATGGCATCCCCGTCAGCTTCGTCTTGCTCCTCGCAAAATGGAAGTCAGAAATCGCTGAGCGTCTCTATTGGTAGAAAGGCAGGGTTAGCTAGAGGGAAATTACTTCTTCCGCAGAGAACAGATAGCTTGACTTCATTGGAAGAGACGAAGGATAGCTCCCCCGTTTCTGAGCAGGATACTTGGTTGAGTGAACAGAGCTCACCTTCAACAAACAGCTTGTTGGGTAATGTAGTTCGTTGA
- the LOC133673072 gene encoding thioredoxin-like protein HCF164, chloroplastic, with translation MARVAPNPLCLHRFRPYLQASHSSPSLLKSTFHYQTKNRKFPTVSCQTNPDSSETSTPTEKEVLEPGPVSDDTKREDTGASQDSGLPEFPNKDVNKRIAVVSLLAAAGLFLSSRLDFGVSLKDISVAALPYEEALSNGKPTVVEFYADWCEVCRELAPDVYKVEQQYKDRVNFVMLNVDNTKWEQELDEFGVEGIPHFAFLDREGNEEGNVVGRLPRKYLLENVEALARGEGSIPHARVVGQYSNTENRKVRSGVDPRSHG, from the exons aTGGCTCGTGTGGCTCCAAACCCTCTCTGTCTCCATAGATTCCGGCCATATCTTCAAGCCTCTCATTCTTCACCATCACTCCTCAAATCCACTTTCCACTATCAAACCAAAAATCGCAAATTCCCTACTGTTTCTTGCCAAACAAACCCCGACTCATCTGAAACCTCCACACCAACG GAAAAAGAGGTCCTTGAACCTGGTCCAGTTAGTGATGATACCAAAAGAGAGGATACAGGTGCGTCCCAAGATTCTGGGTTACCTGAATTTCCAAATAAAGATGTTAATAAACGAATAGCAGTGGTTTCTCTTCTTGCTGCTGCCGGACTTTTCTTGTCTTCAAGGTTGGATTTTGGTGTTTCTTTGAAGGACATATCTGTTGCTGCTTTGCCTTATGAAGAG GCCCTTTCAAATGGGAAGCCAACTGTTGTGGAGTTCTATGCAGATTGGTGTGAAGTATGTAGAGAGTTAGCTCCAGATGTCTACAAAGTAGAGCAGCAGTACAA GGACCGTGTGAATTTTGTTATGCTGAACGTTGATAATACCAAGTGGGAACAAGAACTAGATGAGTTTGGTGTTGAGGGTATTCCGCACTTTGCATTCCTGGATAGAGAGGGGAATGAAGAGGGTAATGTAGTTGGCAGGCTTCCAAGGAAGTACCTACTTGAGAATGTTGAAGCTCTTGCACGTGGGGAAGGATCCATACCTCATGCTCGAGTTGTTGGACAATATTCAAATACAGAAAACAGGAAGGTGCGCTCAGGTGTTGATCCTAGAAGCCATGGGTAG
- the LOC133672384 gene encoding uncharacterized protein LOC133672384, whose product MASTFSPLPLRTLSLHRMRNAHPTICEAHISPKPAPISFPGRRHLLFMLASAPALALREPSSLAQDIPLFGLRKKLKRAEEEAEELVKEGFETAEKGLETAGKGIVTVERGIETAEKEIVMAEKEIEEAVSFGGLAQAGAVAGAEVVGVLVATAIVNGILGPEGSKS is encoded by the coding sequence ATGGCTTCCACGTTCTCACCACTGCCGCTCAgaactctctctctccaccgtaTGCGCAATGCACACCCCACCATCTGCGAGGCGCACATCAGTCCTAAACCTGCGCCGATTTCCTTCCCCGGCCGAAGACATCTTCTCTTCATGCTAGCGTCAGCACCAGCACTGGCCTTAAGAGAACCATCTTCACTGGCGCAGGACATTCCTTTGTTTGGGCTGAGGAAGAAGCTGAAGAGGGCGGAGGAGGAAGCTGAGGAGCTGGTGAAGGAAGGGTTTGAGACGGCGGAGAAGGGGTTGGAGACAGCGGGGAAAGGGATCGTGACGGTTGAGAGAGGGATTGAGACAGCAGAGAAAGAGATTGTGATGGCAGAGAAGGAGATTGAGGAAGCGGTGAGCTTTGGTGGGCTAGCGCAGGCTGGTGCGGTGGCTGGAGCGGAGGTTGTTGGCGTCTTGGTTGCTACTGCCATTGTTAATGGGATTTTGGGGCCTGAGGGTTCTAAATCATAA